From the genome of Muricauda sp. SCSIO 64092, one region includes:
- a CDS encoding Gfo/Idh/MocA family protein, producing MDRKIKWGIIGLGKIAKLFAEDLRLVQDAELVAVASTNRERAKSFAREFGSPQAYGSYQELFNDANVDVVYVATLHHTHCQFSITAMNHKKHVLCEKPIAINAAEARQMVDASQRNKVFFMEAFWSRFNPSIVKIKELVSEGKIGKPRYINAEFTFYKLDDDPQSRLLNVDLAGGSLLDMGVYPVFLSYFLLGKPREILARSQFHGNGAEIQTSMLFQYENAQSVLYSGFANNTDMKAKICGEKGEIYISPIWHETQGFELVTNGTRQFHELPTKGKGFTHEVAEVHECIRTKKLESTKWSHQNSLDLIGIVDRIRLNSGITFPFEV from the coding sequence ATGGACAGAAAAATAAAATGGGGCATTATTGGCCTGGGTAAAATCGCAAAGTTGTTTGCCGAGGATCTAAGGCTTGTTCAAGATGCAGAATTGGTGGCCGTGGCCTCCACCAATAGGGAAAGGGCAAAAAGCTTTGCCCGGGAATTTGGCAGTCCCCAAGCCTATGGCTCATATCAAGAACTATTCAACGATGCCAATGTGGATGTGGTGTATGTTGCCACGCTACACCATACCCATTGTCAGTTTAGCATTACGGCCATGAACCATAAAAAGCATGTGTTATGTGAAAAGCCAATTGCCATCAATGCCGCCGAGGCCAGGCAAATGGTGGACGCTTCCCAAAGGAACAAGGTCTTCTTTATGGAGGCCTTTTGGAGTCGGTTCAATCCGTCCATTGTGAAGATCAAAGAACTTGTTTCCGAAGGGAAAATAGGGAAGCCACGGTACATTAATGCCGAATTCACCTTTTACAAATTGGACGACGACCCGCAATCCCGATTATTGAACGTGGACCTGGCGGGAGGCTCCCTTTTGGACATGGGCGTGTATCCTGTTTTTTTGAGCTATTTCCTGCTCGGAAAACCACGGGAAATATTGGCAAGATCCCAGTTCCATGGCAACGGGGCGGAAATTCAGACCTCCATGCTGTTTCAATATGAAAATGCACAGTCGGTTTTATATAGCGGCTTTGCCAACAATACGGATATGAAGGCGAAAATATGTGGTGAAAAAGGCGAAATCTATATTTCACCCATTTGGCATGAAACACAGGGGTTCGAGCTGGTGACCAATGGTACCCGCCAATTCCATGAGCTCCCTACAAAGGGCAAGGGGTTTACCCATGAGGTGGCGGAAGTCCACGAATGTATACGGACCAAAAAGCTGGAAAGTACCAAATGGAGCCATCAAAATTCCCTCGACCTTATAGGGATAGTCGATCGGATTCGGTTAAATTCGGGGATTACATTCCCGTTTGAGGTTTAG
- a CDS encoding glycoside hydrolase family 26 protein, with product MKKQGFIFFGLALLLSCTEGKQEKSDTVPTEEENVQRQLAKFEPQEGVLLFVGQELEAVGGLENYNDGYLDHFTKPAGWTTYTNINPGGNSFGRVQEGLDGLFDTHDWGDSDYNATLQHEDPDYSNMAMAIGLQFVNHEEKVADGTHDAYIDRLGDFLLSLGKRPVFLRIAYEFDGDPWNHYDRETTIVAYKRIVDRLRAKGVTNTAYVWQSTGFISGQEHLEGWYPGDDYVDWCGVSFFNRWKEIEMFEFARKKGKPVFIAEATPTISDYGGKLYGLTKETQLGNPEQAEEAWQKWFLPFFNAIAENADVVKAVHYINCHWDSHPMWVENPTFKGIDARLHINDSISKRWIQRTSKAPFILSSEDLYDRLYNNH from the coding sequence ATGAAAAAACAAGGATTCATTTTTTTTGGTCTTGCCCTTTTACTCTCCTGCACGGAAGGGAAACAGGAAAAAAGCGATACCGTCCCCACGGAAGAAGAAAACGTACAAAGGCAATTGGCCAAATTTGAACCCCAAGAAGGGGTACTGCTATTCGTAGGGCAGGAATTGGAGGCCGTGGGAGGTCTTGAAAACTACAATGATGGGTATCTTGATCATTTCACCAAACCCGCCGGATGGACCACGTACACCAATATCAATCCCGGAGGAAACTCCTTTGGACGTGTTCAGGAGGGACTGGACGGACTATTTGATACCCATGATTGGGGGGACAGCGATTACAATGCCACCTTACAGCATGAGGATCCGGATTATTCAAATATGGCCATGGCCATAGGACTACAGTTTGTCAACCACGAGGAGAAAGTGGCCGATGGTACCCACGATGCCTATATCGATAGGCTCGGGGATTTTTTATTGTCTTTGGGAAAGCGTCCCGTTTTTTTACGGATAGCCTATGAATTTGATGGGGACCCCTGGAACCATTATGACCGGGAAACCACTATTGTTGCCTATAAAAGGATAGTGGACCGATTGCGTGCCAAAGGGGTTACCAATACCGCCTATGTTTGGCAATCCACGGGATTCATTTCGGGCCAGGAACATTTGGAAGGCTGGTATCCCGGTGACGATTATGTGGATTGGTGCGGAGTATCCTTTTTTAATCGTTGGAAGGAAATTGAGATGTTTGAGTTTGCCCGAAAAAAGGGAAAGCCCGTTTTCATTGCGGAAGCTACCCCTACCATTTCGGATTATGGGGGCAAATTGTACGGATTGACCAAAGAAACCCAATTGGGCAATCCGGAACAAGCGGAGGAAGCCTGGCAAAAATGGTTCTTGCCCTTCTTCAATGCCATTGCGGAAAATGCCGATGTGGTCAAAGCGGTGCACTATATCAATTGCCATTGGGATTCCCACCCTATGTGGGTGGAAAACCCCACTTTTAAAGGGATAGATGCCCGCTTGCATATAAACGATTCCATTAGCAAACGATGGATCCAACGGACGTCAAAAGCACCATTTATCCTGTCTTCGGAGGATTTATACGACCGCCTTTACAACAATCACTAA
- a CDS encoding RNA polymerase sigma factor — translation MTDVQLKRNLKLGHKVAYKFLFEEYYNWLCNYLFKLSGNRSLSKDLVQEVMIKFYEGRHKINVETNLKSYLFTMCHNHFLNHIRRNKNRPDLLDRIQWTAIYESYFEVKVEDDSFERSLNSLENLLNTLPPKCREIFILNKLEKRKYKEIARDMEISIKTVESQMSRALRIIREKASCLLI, via the coding sequence ATGACAGACGTTCAATTAAAACGGAATTTGAAATTAGGCCATAAAGTGGCCTATAAATTCTTGTTCGAGGAATATTATAATTGGTTGTGCAATTACCTTTTTAAACTCTCAGGCAATCGAAGTCTTTCAAAGGATTTGGTGCAGGAGGTGATGATAAAATTCTATGAGGGCCGGCATAAGATAAACGTGGAGACCAACCTAAAATCCTATTTGTTTACCATGTGCCACAACCATTTTCTGAACCACATACGCCGGAATAAAAACAGGCCCGATCTATTGGATCGGATCCAATGGACCGCCATATATGAAAGCTATTTTGAGGTAAAGGTCGAAGACGATTCTTTTGAACGTAGCCTTAACAGCTTGGAGAATCTGTTGAACACCCTACCTCCAAAATGTCGTGAAATTTTTATCCTTAACAAATTGGAAAAACGTAAATACAAAGAGATTGCCCGTGATATGGAGATTTCCATTAAAACCGTTGAAAGTCAAATGTCCCGTGCGTTACGCATTATTCGTGAAAAAGCATCATGCCTGCTCATTTAA
- a CDS encoding LacI family DNA-binding transcriptional regulator, whose amino-acid sequence MSKLTLKDIAKHFKVSVSTVSKAINDSYEISEKLKGEIREYAKAHHYRPNKVALNLINRNTKTIGVVIPNILNYFFVQVIYGIEKITDEKGYSIITCITNQSLEKETKTLELLSNGSVDGVIISSAAEENELPHHAEHLRELSENQIPLVMFDRVTNLIACDKVIVDDFEAGYKATKFFIQTGCSTIAIVTPIVDSVISRLRIEGYKKALAENNIPFDDKLVEATDSSEDLELTLSLLLNYKKIDGIMALDEITAVKVMSIVKSRGYHVPNDISIIGFTNGELSKYVTPAITMVSQHGRYIGETVAKILIDRIEHKDSNDPFETKTIRTSLVVRDSTLKLE is encoded by the coding sequence ATGTCCAAGCTCACACTTAAAGACATCGCCAAACATTTTAAAGTTTCCGTATCCACGGTTTCAAAGGCGATCAACGACAGTTATGAAATAAGTGAAAAGCTCAAAGGTGAAATTCGGGAATATGCGAAGGCCCATCACTACAGACCCAATAAAGTTGCGCTGAACCTTATCAATAGAAATACAAAAACCATTGGGGTGGTCATCCCAAACATTCTAAATTATTTTTTTGTCCAGGTCATATACGGTATTGAAAAAATAACCGATGAGAAAGGATATAGCATCATCACCTGCATTACCAACCAATCTTTGGAAAAGGAAACCAAAACGTTGGAGCTATTGAGCAATGGTTCCGTGGACGGTGTGATCATTTCCTCTGCGGCAGAAGAAAATGAATTGCCCCACCATGCCGAACATTTGAGGGAATTATCGGAAAATCAAATTCCCCTGGTCATGTTTGACCGGGTCACCAATTTAATTGCTTGTGACAAGGTCATCGTGGATGATTTTGAAGCGGGCTATAAGGCCACGAAATTTTTTATCCAAACGGGTTGCAGTACCATTGCAATCGTCACCCCTATTGTGGATTCCGTCATAAGCAGGTTGCGGATCGAGGGGTACAAAAAAGCATTGGCCGAGAACAATATCCCTTTTGATGACAAACTGGTGGAGGCCACGGATTCCTCGGAAGACCTGGAATTGACATTGTCCCTTTTACTGAACTACAAAAAAATCGATGGTATTATGGCCCTTGATGAAATTACGGCGGTCAAGGTGATGAGCATTGTAAAATCCAGGGGATACCATGTGCCCAATGACATCTCCATCATAGGATTTACCAATGGCGAACTTTCCAAATACGTTACGCCCGCCATAACCATGGTGAGTCAACATGGCCGGTATATTGGGGAAACGGTGGCCAAGATATTGATCGATCGAATAGAACATAAGGACTCCAACGACCCATTTGAGACCAAAACCATACGAACAAGCCTCGTGGTCCGTGATTCTACCTTAAAATTGGAATAA
- a CDS encoding FecR family protein: MQDLVELTEKYINRTLTEKERERLKKLMLQKKGNRTLFKEQLVSYSQNQLFHDFDSMKAFEDFEPILDAPKSTLHKTKKWLPYAAAVAVAFLILSNVLFPGKNPLSPEKQMVGSLPSNPDGDNIVLTLADGSQKILDGYESSTVVEGNGSPIFKTTSSGLDYTPVANTQAYGYHKIYVPNGQKFNITLADGTKIWLNSGSTLTFPPRFNTALDHRMVHLKGEAYFDVAGNKDFPFIVNVNDLNIKVLGTEFNVCAYEEHKQVSTTLIEGAVSLYDGNTSGKKVILRPDQQGSFDKFNKSFTKKQVDVGLFTAWMQNKMVFSDMPMHRILQNIERTYNVNITNENTTIANERFTGEFDVEDIETIFKVLSTSIHFEYEIHHHQITIKK, encoded by the coding sequence ATGCAAGATTTAGTAGAATTGACGGAAAAATATATAAATCGGACACTAACTGAAAAAGAACGGGAACGTTTAAAAAAATTAATGCTCCAAAAAAAGGGGAACCGTACCCTTTTTAAAGAGCAATTGGTTTCATATTCACAAAACCAATTGTTCCATGATTTTGACTCAATGAAAGCATTTGAGGATTTTGAACCTATCTTGGATGCCCCAAAATCCACTTTGCACAAAACAAAAAAATGGTTGCCCTATGCTGCGGCCGTGGCGGTTGCTTTTTTGATCCTGTCGAACGTGCTTTTTCCGGGCAAGAATCCGTTGTCCCCGGAAAAGCAGATGGTGGGATCGTTGCCCTCAAACCCGGATGGCGATAATATTGTACTCACCTTGGCCGACGGTTCGCAAAAAATATTGGATGGTTATGAATCATCAACCGTGGTTGAGGGAAATGGAAGCCCTATTTTTAAGACCACCAGCTCCGGCTTGGATTATACGCCCGTAGCGAATACCCAGGCGTATGGATACCATAAGATCTACGTTCCAAACGGACAAAAATTCAATATAACGCTCGCTGATGGCACTAAAATTTGGTTGAATTCAGGCTCTACATTGACTTTTCCACCAAGGTTCAATACCGCTTTGGACCACAGAATGGTCCATTTAAAGGGAGAGGCCTATTTTGATGTTGCTGGTAATAAGGACTTCCCTTTCATCGTCAACGTAAATGATCTGAACATTAAGGTCCTCGGTACTGAATTCAATGTCTGCGCCTACGAAGAACACAAACAGGTGTCCACCACCTTGATAGAAGGCGCTGTAAGTCTTTATGATGGGAATACTTCTGGGAAAAAGGTGATTTTAAGGCCCGACCAACAAGGTTCATTTGATAAGTTCAATAAATCATTCACCAAAAAGCAGGTAGATGTGGGCCTCTTTACCGCTTGGATGCAAAACAAAATGGTATTTAGCGATATGCCGATGCACCGAATTCTTCAAAACATTGAGCGTACCTATAATGTGAACATCACAAATGAAAATACCACTATTGCAAATGAACGGTTTACCGGCGAGTTTGATGTAGAGGACATTGAAACCATCTTTAAAGTATTATCTACCTCAATACATTTTGAATATGAGATACACCACCACCAAATAACCATAAAAAAGTAA
- a CDS encoding TonB-dependent receptor: MKNVSWPSFFGMKDIQKTTNRVLRKFLVLSTFLSLSLAVANPGVAQTKVTLEFESVPLFEIMEEIKNGTGYKFLYQNTEVDVHQKASISVKNQSLTTVLKLLFTPKGIDFEIIKKQIVLTQLKVIDSQKATQTREIKGTVRDDEGNPLPGANVLVKGTTTGTQTDFDGNFTIVLPDDGNTLVISYIGFKTMEVDATGKSTLDITLESAAAQLDDIVVVGSRNPNRTATETSVPVDVIDVQAIVTQGPQVSVNQILNYVAPSFTSQPQTVSDGTDHIDPASLRGLGPDQVLVLINGKRRHTTALINVNGTVGAGTVGTDMNAIPAAAIQRIEVLRDGAAAQYGSDAIAGVINIVLKKNTGDLSLMVTSGANFSENSNQFEGGSDGEKFQVDANYGLGIGETGYINFTGSLSTREPALRNKDYTGDIFQGFHGAERVFASGGGNVANMGLQDYANAAQGISYLDQGIKDQIAGLDVSNEDDVATLRDLLSFDADEDELAARGLTREDFRFRVGTSRLREGKFFANIGIPLSETTEFYGFGGVSYRQGLASGFYRRPAQGDGRANTPAFPNGFLPNIGTDILDRSAALGIRGEVQGWNVDFSNTFGRNTFFITVSNSSNGTLGVATPRVFDAGGLSFTQNTTNLDVNRFYDNIFNGFNVAFGAEYKVERFQIFSGEESSYTSYDVNGNPVNSVTPDSLLVRNNFTGAPLGGGAQVFRGYDPNNETDNFRNNISLYADFEADLTENWLLSLAGRYENYSDFGSTFNYKLATRFEVTDNIALRAASSSGFRAPSLHQQFFSRTSTVFVDNEPFEQGTFTNDSRAAALIGIDRLREETSNSFSAGLTAKFGHFSLTLDGYLINIDDRIVYSGSFGNGGDPELTRIFESAGATSARFFVNAIDTKSQGLDIVISHRANIGERILKNDFAANFNKTEVEDIFVPELIKNAGLGGSFFDGQEEAFLTLAQPRAKLNLTHTLTSGPWDFLLRNVYFGEVTDPDDFNGDARVEGTTVSSDAVYGGKLVTDFTISKSFSNNLGITIGANNLFDVYPDENRAGGTAGDQFVFSRRTSQFGYMGRYLFARMNLSL, encoded by the coding sequence ATGAAAAATGTTTCGTGGCCTTCTTTTTTTGGGATGAAGGACATCCAAAAAACGACCAACCGGGTCCTTAGGAAATTTCTTGTACTCTCCACTTTTCTCAGTCTTAGCCTGGCAGTTGCAAATCCTGGTGTTGCACAGACAAAAGTTACACTCGAGTTCGAATCGGTGCCTCTTTTTGAAATCATGGAGGAAATCAAGAATGGGACGGGATACAAATTTTTGTATCAAAACACGGAAGTGGATGTACATCAAAAAGCCTCCATTTCGGTAAAAAACCAATCGCTTACCACCGTTTTAAAACTCCTTTTTACTCCGAAGGGTATTGATTTTGAAATCATAAAAAAGCAAATCGTCCTCACCCAATTGAAAGTCATCGATTCCCAAAAAGCAACGCAGACAAGGGAAATTAAAGGTACGGTTCGCGATGACGAAGGGAATCCCCTCCCAGGTGCCAATGTCCTGGTAAAAGGCACTACTACAGGCACCCAAACCGACTTTGATGGAAACTTCACCATTGTACTTCCCGATGATGGCAACACCCTGGTCATTTCTTACATTGGATTTAAAACCATGGAAGTTGATGCAACAGGCAAAAGCACTTTGGACATTACGCTTGAAAGCGCGGCTGCCCAATTGGATGATATTGTGGTCGTTGGGTCAAGAAATCCCAATAGAACGGCCACGGAAACCAGTGTTCCCGTTGATGTGATCGATGTTCAGGCCATTGTCACCCAGGGGCCACAGGTTTCGGTCAATCAAATCCTAAACTATGTGGCCCCTTCGTTCACCTCACAGCCACAGACCGTTTCTGATGGGACGGACCATATTGATCCTGCTTCACTTCGCGGTTTGGGCCCCGATCAGGTGCTGGTACTCATTAACGGAAAAAGAAGGCATACCACGGCACTTATCAATGTAAACGGTACGGTGGGAGCCGGTACAGTGGGTACGGATATGAACGCCATTCCCGCTGCTGCTATCCAAAGGATCGAAGTACTTCGCGATGGTGCGGCCGCCCAGTACGGTTCTGATGCCATTGCCGGGGTCATCAACATCGTGCTGAAAAAAAATACGGGCGATTTAAGCCTAATGGTAACCTCAGGGGCCAATTTTAGTGAAAACAGCAATCAATTTGAAGGGGGTAGCGATGGTGAAAAATTTCAAGTGGATGCCAATTACGGGCTTGGTATTGGGGAAACGGGCTACATCAATTTTACCGGTTCCCTGTCCACACGGGAACCTGCCTTGCGTAACAAGGATTATACGGGTGATATCTTTCAGGGATTCCATGGCGCTGAACGTGTATTCGCCTCAGGTGGGGGCAATGTGGCCAATATGGGGCTTCAGGATTATGCTAATGCTGCCCAAGGCATCAGTTATCTGGACCAGGGAATCAAAGACCAAATTGCGGGATTGGATGTATCAAATGAAGATGATGTTGCAACCTTACGTGATTTACTGAGCTTTGATGCTGATGAGGATGAGTTGGCAGCGCGGGGGCTCACCCGGGAAGATTTCCGCTTTAGGGTGGGTACCTCAAGATTAAGGGAAGGCAAATTTTTTGCCAACATAGGCATTCCGCTTTCCGAGACCACCGAGTTTTACGGTTTTGGTGGGGTAAGTTATCGCCAGGGCCTTGCTTCAGGGTTTTACCGAAGACCCGCCCAGGGCGATGGCAGGGCCAATACACCGGCATTTCCAAATGGTTTCCTCCCCAACATCGGTACTGATATTTTGGACCGTTCGGCCGCTTTGGGAATTAGGGGGGAAGTCCAGGGCTGGAATGTCGATTTTTCGAACACCTTTGGTCGCAATACTTTTTTTATCACCGTGAGTAATTCGAGTAACGGAACCCTTGGCGTTGCCACACCACGTGTTTTTGATGCCGGGGGATTGAGCTTTACCCAAAACACCACCAATTTGGATGTCAACCGTTTTTACGACAATATTTTTAACGGGTTCAATGTCGCTTTTGGTGCGGAATATAAAGTGGAGCGTTTTCAGATTTTTTCCGGTGAAGAAAGTTCATACACCAGTTATGATGTGAATGGGAATCCCGTAAACAGTGTTACCCCCGATTCACTTTTGGTTCGTAATAATTTTACAGGTGCTCCATTGGGTGGTGGTGCCCAGGTTTTTAGGGGGTACGATCCAAACAACGAGACCGATAATTTCAGAAATAATATTTCGCTTTATGCCGATTTTGAAGCCGATCTTACTGAAAATTGGTTATTGAGCTTGGCAGGACGTTACGAAAACTACTCCGATTTTGGAAGCACCTTCAACTATAAATTGGCCACGCGATTTGAAGTGACCGATAATATTGCCCTTCGTGCGGCCAGCAGTTCTGGATTCCGGGCGCCATCACTACACCAGCAATTCTTTAGTCGGACCAGTACGGTCTTTGTGGACAATGAGCCTTTTGAACAAGGTACGTTCACCAATGACAGCAGGGCCGCCGCCCTTATCGGTATTGATAGGTTACGTGAAGAAACCTCAAACAGCTTTAGTGCCGGACTTACGGCCAAGTTTGGCCACTTTAGTCTAACGTTGGATGGATATCTCATCAACATTGATGACCGAATTGTATACAGTGGAAGCTTTGGCAATGGGGGTGACCCTGAATTGACCCGGATTTTTGAGTCCGCTGGGGCCACAAGCGCACGATTCTTCGTTAATGCCATTGATACCAAATCACAAGGATTGGACATTGTGATATCACACAGGGCCAATATTGGAGAGCGCATTCTTAAGAACGATTTTGCCGCCAATTTCAACAAAACTGAAGTTGAAGACATTTTTGTACCCGAACTTATTAAAAATGCAGGCTTGGGCGGTTCATTCTTTGACGGACAGGAAGAAGCATTTTTGACCTTGGCTCAACCTAGGGCCAAACTGAACCTAACACACACATTGACTTCCGGCCCATGGGATTTCCTGCTTCGCAATGTATATTTTGGTGAAGTAACCGACCCCGATGATTTTAATGGAGATGCACGTGTTGAGGGGACTACCGTGAGCAGCGATGCCGTTTATGGCGGTAAACTGGTAACCGATTTTACAATATCCAAAAGTTTTTCCAATAATTTGGGTATTACCATTGGGGCAAACAATCTTTTTGATGTGTATCCTGATGAAAACAGGGCAGGAGGTACCGCAGGGGACCAATTTGTGTTTTCTAGAAGAACCTCACAATTTGGTTATATGGGCAGGTATCTTTTTGCACGAATGAACCTATCCCTATAA
- a CDS encoding phytanoyl-CoA dioxygenase family protein, with protein sequence MDLKKIHDTFWDQGYVIFEKFFDDALMDAYHKKIATHYGTDPNWEHTEEFISKSAVEVIPWFPYRDGTGGFDGIDKDIVFNQITDAILKNGWNNLYCMMMFSKAGSKGQAWHQDCPPEDPLKYNLNRLVYTQDITDETGGEIVIMPKTHKAGVLPVGDPHGALDGQLVLQPKKGTVIFLHGHCFHGVMPVKKDRISTNFRAVPMGTPETITDICVYRNMRYRFSTSEVIEERE encoded by the coding sequence ATGGACCTTAAAAAAATCCATGACACCTTTTGGGACCAGGGGTATGTCATCTTTGAAAAGTTTTTTGACGATGCTTTAATGGATGCCTACCATAAAAAAATAGCAACCCATTACGGGACAGACCCCAATTGGGAACATACGGAGGAGTTTATCTCAAAATCCGCCGTGGAGGTCATTCCCTGGTTTCCTTATCGGGATGGAACAGGTGGCTTTGACGGCATAGATAAGGACATCGTTTTTAACCAAATTACGGATGCCATCCTTAAAAATGGATGGAACAATCTTTACTGTATGATGATGTTTTCAAAAGCGGGAAGTAAAGGCCAGGCATGGCACCAGGATTGTCCGCCGGAAGACCCCTTGAAATACAATCTCAATCGTTTGGTGTATACCCAGGATATCACTGACGAGACCGGGGGCGAAATCGTGATTATGCCCAAAACGCATAAAGCAGGAGTACTTCCTGTGGGCGACCCCCACGGCGCTCTGGACGGACAACTGGTCCTCCAACCCAAGAAAGGAACCGTTATTTTCTTGCATGGGCATTGTTTTCATGGCGTAATGCCCGTGAAAAAAGATAGAATTTCCACTAATTTTAGGGCAGTACCCATGGGTACCCCCGAAACGATTACCGATATCTGTGTATACCGAAATATGAGGTATCGCTTTTCAACCTCGGAAGTCATCGAGGAACGGGAATAA
- a CDS encoding glycoside hydrolase family 43 protein — translation MSTIQNPILKGFNPDPSICRVGDDYYIATSTFEWFPGVQIHHSKDLKNWKLVARPLNRISQLNMKGIPDSCGVWAPCLTYDKGVFYLVYTNVKSFDGVWKDTPNYMVTTTDILGEWSEPIYLSSRGFDGSLFHDPNGKKWYVSMLVDHRNGKFFGGIEMQEYDPIQKRLVGKVHYITKGTDLGLTEGPHLYKRGTYYYIVLAEGGTEYGHAMSIGRSTSIFGPYEFHPENPFISAAEAKNNVLQKAGHGDLVETQNGDWYTVFLVGRPLTTHGNCTLGRETAIEEVVWSAGWPWLKCGGRIPRQRIPMPKLMEHVFDDPIEKVEFNNGSIPIDFQSLRIPVSPDWCDLTARKGFLRLYGKESLTSLHNQSLLARRIQDFHVVVSTELEFHPTNIHHMAGLVFYYNAGHYHYACVTSNSDGSKKFLSVISSDNYKMSFQDELEDITAYGTIVLRGEMNRDQLQFHYSTDGMDFRPMGQVLDASILSDDHVRNGRSRYRPAFTGSFVGMCCQDLEMNAHHADFKWFAYKEINDQ, via the coding sequence ATGAGTACGATACAAAATCCAATATTAAAGGGGTTTAACCCAGATCCATCAATTTGCAGGGTAGGCGATGACTATTATATCGCTACATCGACTTTCGAATGGTTCCCTGGAGTACAGATCCACCATTCCAAAGACCTTAAAAACTGGAAGCTGGTCGCAAGGCCCCTTAACCGGATCTCACAATTGAACATGAAGGGCATTCCCGATTCCTGTGGGGTTTGGGCACCGTGTTTGACCTATGACAAAGGTGTGTTCTATCTGGTCTATACGAACGTAAAATCCTTTGATGGCGTATGGAAGGACACCCCAAATTATATGGTTACCACAACCGACATATTGGGGGAATGGAGCGAACCCATTTATTTATCTTCCAGAGGTTTTGATGGTTCCCTTTTTCATGATCCAAATGGAAAAAAATGGTATGTAAGCATGCTTGTCGACCATCGAAACGGCAAGTTCTTCGGCGGGATTGAAATGCAGGAATATGACCCTATCCAAAAAAGATTGGTAGGTAAGGTGCACTATATCACCAAAGGGACCGATTTAGGGCTGACCGAAGGGCCACATCTGTACAAAAGGGGTACATACTATTATATTGTCTTGGCCGAAGGCGGCACGGAGTATGGGCATGCCATGAGTATTGGAAGGAGCACCTCCATATTCGGTCCTTATGAGTTCCATCCCGAAAATCCTTTTATCTCTGCAGCCGAAGCTAAAAACAACGTACTTCAAAAAGCAGGTCATGGTGATTTGGTGGAGACCCAAAACGGAGACTGGTATACCGTTTTTTTAGTGGGCAGGCCCCTTACAACACACGGGAACTGCACCCTGGGTCGCGAAACTGCCATTGAGGAGGTGGTATGGAGCGCGGGGTGGCCATGGCTAAAATGTGGGGGACGTATTCCAAGGCAAAGGATTCCCATGCCCAAGCTCATGGAGCATGTATTCGATGACCCGATAGAAAAGGTGGAATTCAACAATGGTAGCATTCCCATTGATTTTCAATCCTTACGGATTCCGGTTTCGCCGGACTGGTGCGACCTTACGGCGAGAAAAGGCTTTCTGAGGCTCTATGGCAAGGAATCCCTGACCTCTTTGCACAACCAAAGCCTTTTAGCCAGGAGAATACAGGATTTTCATGTGGTGGTTTCCACGGAACTTGAATTCCATCCAACCAACATCCATCATATGGCCGGTCTGGTATTTTATTACAATGCCGGGCATTACCATTACGCCTGTGTGACCTCCAATTCCGATGGTTCCAAAAAGTTTTTGAGCGTCATCTCTTCCGATAATTATAAAATGAGCTTTCAGGATGAATTGGAGGATATTACGGCTTATGGGACAATCGTGCTGCGTGGAGAGATGAATCGCGATCAGTTGCAATTCCACTACAGTACGGATGGAATGGATTTTAGGCCCATGGGGCAGGTGCTGGATGCCAGCATATTGTCCGATGATCATGTCAGGAATGGCAGAAGTCGCTATCGCCCAGCATTCACGGGGAGCTTTGTTGGCATGTGTTGCCAGGATTTGGAAATGAATGCCCACCATGCGGATTTTAAATGGTTTGCATACAAAGAAATCAATGATCAATAG